In Streptomyces thermolilacinus SPC6, a single genomic region encodes these proteins:
- the dop gene encoding depupylase/deamidase Dop, producing the protein MTVRRVMGIETEYGISVPGHPNANAMLTSSQIVNAYAAAMHRARRARWDFEEENPLRDARGFDLAREAADSSQLTDEDIGLANVILTNGARLYVDHAHPEYSAPEVTNPRDAVLWDKAGERIMAEAAERAAQLPGAQPIHLYKNNTDNKGASYGTHENYLMKRETPFSDIVRHLTPFFVSRQVVTGAGRVGIGQDGQEHGFQISQRADYFEVEVGLETTLKRPIINTRDEPHADAEKYRRLHVIIGDANLSEISTYLKLGTTALVLSMIEDGFITVDLAVDQPVRTLHQVSHDPTLQHLITLRNGRTLTAVQLQMEYCELARKYVENRFGADADEQTADVLTRWEDTLGRLENDPMSLAGELDWVAKLELMEGYRRRDDLGWDAARLHLVDLQYADVRPDKGLYNRLAARGRMKRLLDEADVERAEKQPPEDTRAYFRGRCLEQYADDVAAASWDSVIFDLPGRDTLQRVPTLEPLRGTRAHVKELLDRCRTAEELVRVLSGG; encoded by the coding sequence ATGACCGTACGGCGAGTAATGGGCATCGAGACGGAGTACGGGATCTCCGTCCCCGGCCACCCGAACGCCAATGCCATGCTCACCTCGTCCCAGATCGTCAACGCCTACGCGGCGGCGATGCACCGGGCGCGCCGCGCCCGCTGGGACTTCGAGGAGGAGAACCCGCTGCGGGACGCCCGCGGCTTCGACCTCGCCCGCGAGGCCGCCGACTCCAGCCAGCTCACCGACGAGGACATCGGCCTCGCCAACGTCATCCTGACCAACGGCGCCCGGCTCTACGTGGACCACGCGCACCCGGAGTACAGCGCCCCCGAGGTCACCAACCCCCGCGACGCCGTCCTGTGGGACAAGGCCGGCGAGCGGATCATGGCCGAGGCCGCCGAACGGGCCGCCCAGCTGCCCGGCGCCCAGCCGATCCACCTGTACAAGAACAACACCGACAACAAGGGCGCCTCGTACGGCACGCACGAGAACTACCTGATGAAGCGGGAGACCCCGTTCTCGGACATCGTGCGGCACCTCACGCCCTTCTTCGTCTCCCGCCAGGTCGTCACGGGCGCGGGACGCGTCGGCATCGGCCAGGACGGCCAGGAGCACGGCTTCCAGATCAGCCAGCGCGCGGACTACTTCGAGGTCGAGGTCGGCCTGGAGACGACACTCAAACGGCCCATCATCAACACCCGGGACGAGCCGCACGCCGACGCCGAGAAGTACCGCCGCCTCCATGTGATCATCGGCGACGCGAACCTGTCGGAGATCTCGACCTATCTGAAGCTCGGCACGACCGCGCTCGTCCTGTCGATGATCGAGGACGGCTTCATCACCGTGGACCTCGCCGTCGACCAGCCCGTCCGCACGCTCCACCAGGTTTCCCACGACCCGACGCTCCAGCACCTGATCACGCTGCGCAACGGCCGGACACTCACCGCCGTCCAGCTCCAGATGGAGTACTGCGAGCTGGCCCGCAAGTACGTCGAGAACCGTTTCGGCGCCGACGCGGACGAGCAGACGGCGGACGTCCTCACCCGTTGGGAGGACACGCTCGGACGGCTGGAGAACGACCCGATGAGCCTCGCCGGGGAACTGGACTGGGTCGCCAAGCTGGAGCTCATGGAGGGCTACCGGCGCCGCGACGACCTCGGCTGGGACGCCGCGCGCCTCCACCTCGTGGACCTCCAGTACGCCGACGTACGCCCCGACAAGGGCCTGTACAACCGTCTGGCGGCCCGCGGGCGCATGAAGCGCCTGCTGGACGAGGCGGACGTGGAGCGGGCCGAGAAGCAGCCTCCGGAGGACACCAGGGCCTACTTCCGAGGCCGCTGCCTGGAGCAGTACGCGGACGACGTGGCGGCGGCCTCCTGGGACTCGGTGATCTTCGATCTGCCCGGCCGGGACACCCTCCAGCGGGTGCCGACACTGGAGCCGCTGCGGGGTACCCGCGCGCACGTGAAGGAGCTGCTGGACCGCTGCCGTACGGCGGAGGAGCTGGTCCGGGTCCTTTCGGGCGGCTGA
- a CDS encoding ubiquitin-like protein Pup — protein sequence MATKDTGGGQQKATRSTEEVEDQAPEAQASEDLKERHEKLSDDVDSVLDEIDDVLEENAEDFVRSFVQKGGQ from the coding sequence ATGGCGACCAAGGACACCGGCGGCGGCCAGCAGAAGGCCACACGCTCCACCGAGGAGGTCGAGGACCAGGCGCCCGAGGCGCAGGCCTCGGAGGACCTCAAGGAGCGCCACGAGAAGCTGAGCGACGACGTGGACTCCGTCCTGGACGAGATCGACGACGTCCTGGAGGAGAACGCCGAGGACTTCGTGAGGTCATTCGTGCAGAAGGGCGGCCAGTGA
- the arc gene encoding proteasome ATPase, translating to MAAHDDDINRGIRPGRGSDDPAGQVAYLEQEIAVLRRKLADSPRHTRILEERIVELQTNLAGVSAQNERLANTLREARDQIVALKEEVDRLAQPPAGFGVFLQANEDGTCDIFTGGRKLRVNVSPSVELDQLQRGQEVMLNEALNVVDAMEFERAGDIVTLKEILEDGERALVIGHTDEERVVRLAEPLLDVTIRPGDALLLEPRSGYVYEVIPKSEVEELVLEEVPDVDYDKIGGLGNQIELIRDAVELPYLYPDLFKEHELRPPKGILLYGPPGCGKTLIAKAVANSLAKKVAEVTGQPAGKSYFLNIKGPELLNKYVGETERHIRLVFQRAREKASEGTPVIVFFDEMESLFRTRGSGVSSDVENTIVPQLLAEIDGVEGLENVIVIGASNREDMIDPAILRPGRLDVKIKIERPDAEAAKDIFAKYLTPSLPLHADDLAEHNGSKEAAAQAMIQSVVEQMYAETEENRFLEVTYANGDKEVLYFKDFNSGAMIQNIVDRAKKMAIKAYLDQNQKGIRVSHLLQACVDEFKENEDLPNTTNPDDWARISGKKGERIVFIRTLVTGKQGADTGRSIDTVANTGQYL from the coding sequence CTCGAGGAGCGGATCGTCGAGCTGCAGACCAACCTGGCCGGCGTGTCCGCGCAGAACGAGCGGCTCGCCAACACACTCCGTGAGGCCCGCGACCAGATCGTGGCCCTCAAGGAGGAGGTCGACCGCCTTGCCCAGCCCCCGGCCGGATTCGGCGTCTTCCTTCAGGCCAACGAGGACGGCACGTGTGACATCTTCACCGGGGGCCGCAAGCTCCGGGTGAACGTGAGCCCCAGCGTCGAGCTCGACCAGCTCCAGCGGGGCCAGGAAGTGATGCTCAACGAAGCGCTCAACGTGGTCGACGCGATGGAGTTCGAGCGCGCCGGGGACATCGTCACCCTCAAGGAGATCCTCGAGGACGGCGAGCGCGCCCTGGTCATCGGCCACACCGACGAGGAACGAGTCGTACGGCTCGCCGAGCCCCTGCTGGACGTCACCATCCGGCCCGGCGACGCGCTGCTGCTCGAGCCCCGATCCGGCTACGTCTACGAGGTCATCCCCAAGAGCGAGGTCGAGGAACTCGTCCTCGAAGAGGTCCCGGACGTCGACTACGACAAGATCGGCGGCCTGGGCAACCAGATCGAGCTGATCCGCGACGCGGTCGAGCTCCCGTACCTCTACCCCGACCTCTTCAAGGAGCACGAGCTCCGGCCCCCGAAGGGCATCCTGCTGTACGGCCCGCCCGGCTGCGGCAAGACGCTCATCGCCAAGGCCGTCGCGAACTCCCTGGCGAAGAAGGTCGCGGAGGTCACCGGGCAGCCCGCGGGCAAGAGCTACTTCCTGAACATCAAGGGCCCGGAGCTGCTCAACAAGTACGTCGGCGAGACCGAGCGGCACATCCGCCTGGTCTTCCAGCGGGCCCGTGAGAAGGCGTCCGAGGGCACCCCCGTCATCGTCTTCTTCGACGAGATGGAGTCCCTCTTCCGCACCCGCGGCTCCGGCGTCAGCTCGGACGTGGAGAACACGATCGTCCCGCAGCTGCTCGCCGAGATCGACGGTGTCGAGGGCCTCGAGAACGTCATCGTCATCGGCGCCTCCAACCGCGAGGACATGATCGACCCGGCGATCCTCCGCCCCGGCCGGCTCGATGTGAAGATCAAGATCGAGCGTCCGGACGCCGAGGCCGCCAAGGACATCTTCGCCAAGTACCTCACCCCGTCGCTGCCGCTCCACGCGGACGACCTCGCCGAACACAACGGCTCCAAGGAAGCCGCGGCACAGGCCATGATCCAGTCGGTCGTGGAGCAGATGTACGCGGAGACCGAGGAGAACCGGTTCCTCGAGGTCACGTACGCCAACGGCGACAAGGAAGTCCTGTACTTCAAGGACTTCAATTCCGGCGCGATGATCCAGAACATCGTCGACCGGGCGAAGAAGATGGCCATCAAGGCCTATCTCGACCAGAACCAGAAGGGCATCCGCGTCTCCCACCTCCTCCAGGCGTGCGTGGACGAGTTCAAGGAGAACGAGGACCTGCCCAACACGACCAACCCGGACGACTGGGCCCGCATCTCCGGAAAGAAGGGCGAGCGGATCGTCTTCATCCGCACCCTCGTCACCGGAAAGCAGGGCGCGGACACCGGTCGCTCCATCGACACGGTGGCGAATACCGGCCAGTACCTGTAG